From Saccopteryx leptura isolate mSacLep1 chromosome 3, mSacLep1_pri_phased_curated, whole genome shotgun sequence, one genomic window encodes:
- the PTPRH gene encoding receptor-type tyrosine-protein phosphatase H, which produces MAGSSGDLGAWGRLVLLGLCCLSGARTAAPNPVRNLRVDSQTTSSITLTWEAPEGLNPQNYIYWVWWTGQGNRNEITNTTDTSFTAKGLEPGSLYGFSVWVDEGGVNSSEQTLNATTAPNPVQSLKAEPWTNSSITLSWAVPDGPDPQGYTYWVWWPGDGDKNETRNTTDTSYRVEGLQSASSYEFSVCAEKNGIFSSGSTVRGSTAPNPVRKLIVQAWTNSSITLSWEVPDGPALWDYNYWVKWTGGGDQPETQHTTNTSVTVDGLKPGSSYELSVWVERNGVNSSWSTCFAATAPNPVRKLSMQARNNSSITLSWEVPDGPDLLNYTYCVQWMDVETKTENTTTTSFTVKGLEPGTLYELFVWAEKNEVRGSGQGLNISTVPNAVTSLRIQDQNNSSITLNWTAPLGPEHAFYAYWVSWIQEGGVATRTQDTLGTSITLMEMEAGSLYTFAVSAEANGVLSDNKTLTGATAPSEVTALQKEMQTNSSITLRWKAPADPHSELYVYWVHWAGSGHPQRERDPQGHWDNQTGKTNKTWYVVESLEPGTLYNFSVWAERSDVVSSTQSLPASTEPDPVTITSCTSTSGGYGVFLTWSCPLGGYEAFELQLGGLQASKDRSFCGTEVLVSDLQPAQVYQATIRTVWHGLKAPPASVTCHTDSAGVIIGAIVGVLLFFILVGLLLFFLKKRYNKSQKKSAPRDLSFSFPREILARDFAEHVRKNEKDSNCGFAEEYQQLYLEDQSHSQTVALASENRAKNRYGNVLPYDWSRVPLNPLGEEPGSDYINASFLPGLWSPREFIAAQGPLPQTVGDFWRLVWEQQSHTLVMLTNCMEFGRVKCEHYWPLDAQPCTHGYLQVTLQGEEVTEDWTIRDLKLWHTQEQKSLSVRQFHYVAWPDHGVPHSPDPLLAFWKMLRQWLDQTQGGGPPIVHCSAGVGRTGTLIALDVLLRQLQCEGFVAPFNYVKKMRESRPLMVQTEAQYVFLHQCILRFIQQWSLADMKATYENLLFESEGPPGEAELRGAEGPASSLRL; this is translated from the exons ATGGCCGGCTCTAGTGGGGACCTCGGGGCCTGGGGGCGCCTGGTGCTGCTG GGCCTGTGCTGCTTGTCGGGGGCCAGGACAGCTG CCCCCAACCCCGTCAGGAACCTGAGAGTGGACTCCCAGACCACCAGCTCCATCACCCTGACCTGGGAAGCCCCTGAGGGCCTAAACCCTCAGAACTACATCTACTGGGTCTGGTGGACTGGACAGGGGAACAGAAATGAGATCACAAACACTACAGACACCAGTTTTACAGCGAAGggacttgaacccgggtccttgtATGGGTTTTCCGTGTGGGTGGATGAAGGTGGCGTCAACAGCTCAGAGCAGACCCTCAATGCTACTACAG CCCCTAACCCCGTCCAGAGCCTGAAGGCGGAGCCCTGGACCAACAGCTCCATCACCCTGAGCTGGGCGGTCCCTGACGGCCCAGACCCTCAGGGCTACACCTACTGGGTCTGGTGGCCCGGAGACGGTGACAAAAATGAGACCAGAAACACAACAGACACCAGTTACAGAGTGGAGGGGCTTCAGTCGGCATCCTCATATGAGTTTTCCGTGTGTGCAGAGAAGAATGGTATCTTCAGCTCCGGAAGCACCGTCCGGGGCTCCACAG CTCCCAACCCTGTCAGGAAGCTGATTGTGCAGGCTTGGACCAACAGCTCCATCACCTTGAGCTGGGAGGTGCCCGACGGCCCTGCCCTTTGGGACTACAACTACTGGGTCAAGTGGACAGGTGGCGGTGACCAACCTGAGACCCAACACACAACAAACACCAGTGTCACAGTGGACGGGCTGAAGCCTGGGTCCTCCTATGAACTTTCCGTGTGGGTGGAGAGAAATGGAGTCAACAGCTCCTGGAGCACTTGCTTTGCTGCCACAG CCCCCAACCCCGTCAGGAAGCTGAGCATGCAGGCTCGGAACAACAGCTCCATCACTCTGAGCTGGGAGGTGCCCGACGGCCCTGACCTTCTGAACTACACCTACTGCGTCCAGTGGATGGATGTTGAAACCAAGACCGAAAACACAACCACCACCAGTTTCACTGTGaagggacttgaacctgggaccttgtACGAACTCTTTGTGTGGGCGGAAAAGAATGAAGTGCGTGGCTCTGGGCAGGGCCTCAACATCTCCACAG TCCCCAACGCTGTGACAAGTCTCAGGATACAGGACCAGAACAACAGCTCCATCACTTTGAACTGGACAGCTCCCCTGGGTCCAGAGCACGCTTTCTACGCCTACTGGGTCTCATGGATCCAGGAGGGTGGTGTTGCTACTAGGACCCAGGACACCCTAGGGACCAGCATCACACTGATGGAAATGGAAGCAGGGAGCCTGTACACCTTCGCTGTCTCGGCGGAGGCGAACGGGGTCCTCAGTGACAACAAGACCCTCACTGGGGCCACTG CTCCCAGTGAGGTCACAGCTCTGCAGAAGGAGATGCAGACCAACAGCTCCATCACCCTGCGGTGGAAGGCCCCCGCCGACCCCCACTCTGAACTCTACGTATACTGGGTCCACTGGGCTGGTAGCGGGCATCCCCAGAGGGAACGCGATCCCCAAGGACATTGGGACAACCAGACAGGCAAGACCAATAAGACTTGGTATGTGGTGGAGAGTCTGGAGCCCGGGACTCTGTACAACTTCAGCGTGTGGGCAGAAAGGAGCGACGTAGTCAGTTCCACACAGAGCCTCCCTGCATCCACAG AGCCGGACCCAGTCACTATCACCTCCTGCACCAGCACCTCTGGGGGCTATGGGGTGTTCCTGACATGGTCCTGCCCCCTGGGAGGCTATGAGGCTTTTGAGTTGCAGCTGGGAGGTCTGCAGGCCTCCAAGGACAGATCCTTCTGCGGGACAGAGGTGCTCGTGTCGGATCTCCAGCCAGCTCAGGTCTACCAAGCCACCATCAGGACCGTCTGGCACGGGTTGAAGGCCCCACCTGCCTCTGTGACCTGCCATACCGACAGTGCAG GGGTCATCATCGGGGCCATTGTTGGGGTCCTCCTGTTTTTCATCCTGGTGGGCCTGCTGCTTTTCTTCCTGAAGAAGAG GTATAACAAGAGCCAGAAGAAGTCAGCACCCAGGGATCTGAGCTTCAG CTTCCCACGGGAAATTCTAGCACGTGACTTTGCTGAACATGTCAGGAAAAATGAGAAGGACAGCAACTGTGGCTTCGCTGAGGAGTACCAG CAATTATACCTGGAGGATCAGAGCCATTCGCAGACCGTGGCCTTAGCATCTGAAAACAGAGCCAAGAACCGTTATGGAAATGTACTGCCCT ATGACTGGTCCCGCGTGCCCCTAAACCCCCTCGGAGAGGAGCCTGGCTCTGACTACATCAACGCCAGCTTTTTGCCT GGTCTCTGGAGCCCCCGGGAGTTCATTGCGGCCCAGGGCCCCTTGCCCCAGACAGTGGGCGACTTTTGGCGCCTGGTGTGGGAGCAGCAGAGCCACACCCTGGTCATGCTGACCAACTGCATGGAGTTCGGCCGG GTGAAGTGTGAACATTACTGGCCTCTCGACGCCCAGCCCTGCACCCATGGGTACCTACAGGTGACCTTGCAGGGTGAGGAGGTGACAGAGGACTGGACAATCCGAGACCTGAAGCTGTGGCAC ACGCAAGAGCAGAAGAGTCTGTCCGTGCGACAGTTCCACTACGTGGCCTGGCCGGACCATGGCGTCCCCCACTCCCCGGACCCCCTGCTGGCCTTCTGGAAGATGCTCAGGCAGTGGCTGGACCAGACTCAAGGCGGAGGCCCCCCCATTGTGCACTGCAG TGCCGGTGTGGGCCGCACGGGCACCCTCATTGCCCTCGACGTCCTGCTGCGGCAGCTACAGTGTGAGGGTTTCGTGGCACCCTTCAACTACGTGAAGAAGATGCGGGAAAGTCGGCCCCTGATGGTGCAGACTGAG GCCCAGTACGTGTTCCTGCACCAGTGCATCCTACGCTTTATCCAGCAGTGGTCCCTGGCCGATATGAAGGCCACCTATGAGAACCTACTCTTCGAGAGTGAGGGCCCACCAGGGGAAGCTGAGCTTCGGGGCGCTGAGGGCCCAGCCAGTAGTCTCAGACTCTAG